One window from the genome of Roseisolibacter agri encodes:
- the mgtE gene encoding magnesium transporter gives MLDEEPENVALEVEEVHPADLADVAEALPKERVAEFLSALPAARAADVLEYLNDELRSDVLEAMSTRQAAELVTQMTPDDRADVLEALAEENEERAEEILEQIPREAREETERLLAYEPYSAGGLMTTEFVSVPEALTVEEALQRVRAMARAERREAMYTVYTTDEAGRLRGVLSLRELLAAPEGARIADLAWSEVVTVAPTAEQEEVARLTSNYGFVAVPVVDAERRLLGVVTVDDVIGVIEEEQTEDVQKLGGMEAIDEPYLAASFWTMIRKRVGWLAALFVGELFTATVMQQFEDELKVAVVLTLFIPLIVSSGGNSGSQATSLVIRAMALQEVRLRDWWKVARRELPTGLTLGVILGVIGVFRVLLWEWLGLWRPQPHYQLVALTVGIAVMGVVTFGSLAGSMLPFLLRRIGFDPASASAPFVATLVDVTGLAIYFLAAALVLRGTLL, from the coding sequence ATGCTCGACGAGGAGCCGGAGAACGTCGCGCTGGAGGTCGAGGAGGTGCACCCGGCCGACCTCGCCGACGTGGCCGAGGCGCTGCCCAAGGAGCGCGTCGCGGAGTTCCTGAGCGCGCTGCCGGCCGCGCGCGCCGCCGACGTCCTCGAGTACCTGAACGACGAGCTGCGCTCGGACGTCTTGGAGGCGATGAGCACGCGGCAGGCCGCGGAGCTCGTCACGCAGATGACGCCCGACGACCGCGCCGACGTGCTCGAGGCGCTGGCCGAGGAGAACGAGGAGCGGGCCGAGGAGATCCTCGAGCAGATCCCGCGCGAGGCGCGCGAGGAGACCGAGCGCCTGCTGGCCTACGAGCCGTATTCGGCCGGCGGCCTGATGACCACCGAGTTCGTCTCGGTGCCCGAGGCGCTGACGGTGGAGGAGGCGCTGCAGCGCGTGCGCGCGATGGCGCGCGCCGAGCGGCGCGAGGCGATGTACACGGTCTACACGACCGACGAGGCGGGGCGGCTGCGCGGCGTGCTGTCGCTGCGCGAGCTGCTCGCCGCGCCCGAGGGCGCGCGCATCGCGGACCTGGCATGGAGCGAGGTCGTGACGGTCGCGCCGACGGCCGAGCAGGAGGAGGTCGCGCGCCTGACGTCGAACTACGGCTTCGTCGCCGTCCCCGTCGTCGACGCCGAGCGGCGGCTCCTCGGCGTCGTGACGGTCGACGACGTCATCGGCGTCATCGAGGAGGAGCAGACCGAGGACGTCCAGAAGCTCGGCGGCATGGAGGCGATCGACGAGCCGTACCTCGCCGCCAGCTTCTGGACGATGATCCGCAAGCGCGTGGGCTGGCTGGCCGCGCTGTTCGTGGGCGAGCTGTTCACCGCGACGGTGATGCAGCAGTTCGAGGACGAGCTGAAGGTCGCCGTCGTGCTGACGCTCTTCATCCCGCTCATCGTCAGCTCGGGCGGCAACTCCGGCTCGCAGGCGACGTCGCTGGTGATTCGCGCGATGGCGCTGCAGGAGGTGCGGCTGCGCGACTGGTGGAAGGTCGCGCGGCGCGAGCTGCCCACGGGGCTCACGCTCGGCGTCATCCTCGGCGTCATCGGCGTGTTCCGCGTGCTGCTGTGGGAGTGGCTGGGCCTGTGGCGTCCGCAGCCGCATTACCAGCTCGTCGCGCTGACGGTCGGCATCGCGGTGATGGGCGTGGTGACGTTCGGCTCGCTCGCCGGCTCGATGCTGCCGTTCCTGCTGCGCCGCATCGGCTTCGACCCCGCGAGCGCGTCGGCGCCGTTCGTGGCGACGCTGGTGGACGTGACGGGGCTCGCGATCTACTTCCTGGCGGCGGCGCTGGTGCTGCGCGGCACGCTGCTGTGA
- a CDS encoding universal stress protein has product MSVYARILVPLEHSPYDACILEHVRPLARLCGASVTLIHVADGWVARNIGQVPLRESEEMRRDREYLESTCEALCAEGFECDAVLASGDPADEILAAAERERCDLIAMATHGHRFLADVVYGSVAEAVRHRASIPVLLLRGPQPARPTPVRAVEAVPVPPPA; this is encoded by the coding sequence ATGTCGGTCTACGCCCGCATCCTGGTGCCGCTCGAGCACTCGCCGTACGACGCGTGCATCCTCGAGCACGTCCGCCCGCTGGCCCGCCTGTGCGGGGCGAGCGTCACGCTGATCCACGTCGCCGACGGGTGGGTCGCGCGCAACATCGGCCAGGTGCCGCTGCGCGAGTCCGAGGAGATGCGGCGCGACCGCGAGTACCTGGAGTCGACCTGCGAGGCGCTGTGCGCCGAGGGGTTCGAGTGCGACGCCGTGCTGGCGAGTGGCGATCCCGCCGACGAGATCCTGGCGGCCGCGGAGCGCGAGCGGTGCGACCTGATCGCGATGGCGACGCACGGCCACCGCTTCCTGGCCGACGTCGTCTACGGCTCGGTGGCCGAGGCCGTACGCCACCGTGCCTCGATCCCGGTGCTGCTGCTGCGCGGGCCGCAGCCCGCCCGGCCGACGCCGGTCCGCGCGGTCGAGGCGGTCCCGGTCCCGCCGCCGGCCTGA
- a CDS encoding DMT family transporter, protein MSGDGRGTPHAAKSNASASLLVAFAACCFGSISILTVVATRAGTSLPTLLFWRYGLAAALMLPIAWRTRARSATPVGGRHAVQRALVAGAGQAAVAFLSLSSLRWIGAATLGFLFYTFPAWVALFAALRGTERVDGRKVLALALSLGGIVLIVGAPSAGGGTTVWPGVLLALASALLYAIYIPYLGGLQRATTPELATLYVTAGAATLFAAGALADGTLTAQLAPAAWASALTLAILCTVIAFQAFLRGLHGLGPVRTAIVSTVEPFWTAVLGAVVLRQALTPVMLAGGALIAAAVLLLQLPARGAGRAVGDAA, encoded by the coding sequence GTGAGCGGCGACGGGCGCGGCACGCCGCACGCCGCGAAGTCGAACGCCTCGGCGAGCCTGCTGGTCGCGTTCGCGGCCTGCTGCTTCGGCTCGATCAGCATCCTGACGGTCGTCGCCACGCGCGCGGGCACGTCGCTGCCGACGCTGCTGTTCTGGCGCTACGGGCTGGCCGCCGCGCTGATGCTGCCCATCGCGTGGCGCACGCGCGCGCGGTCCGCGACGCCGGTGGGCGGGCGTCACGCCGTGCAGCGCGCGCTGGTCGCGGGTGCAGGCCAGGCGGCGGTCGCGTTCCTCAGCCTCTCGTCGCTGCGCTGGATCGGCGCGGCGACGCTCGGCTTCCTGTTCTACACGTTCCCCGCGTGGGTCGCGCTGTTCGCGGCGCTGCGCGGCACCGAGCGCGTGGACGGCCGCAAGGTGCTGGCGCTCGCGCTCTCGCTCGGCGGCATCGTCCTGATCGTCGGCGCGCCGTCGGCGGGCGGCGGCACGACCGTGTGGCCGGGCGTGCTGCTCGCGCTGGCGAGCGCGCTGCTCTACGCGATCTACATCCCGTACCTGGGCGGCCTGCAGCGCGCGACGACGCCGGAGCTGGCGACGCTCTACGTCACCGCGGGCGCGGCGACGCTGTTCGCGGCGGGCGCGCTGGCCGACGGCACGCTCACCGCGCAGCTCGCGCCGGCCGCGTGGGCGTCCGCGCTGACGCTGGCGATCCTCTGCACCGTGATCGCGTTTCAGGCCTTCCTGCGCGGGCTGCACGGCCTCGGCCCGGTGCGCACGGCGATCGTCAGCACCGTCGAGCCGTTCTGGACCGCCGTGCTGGGCGCCGTCGTGCTGCGGCAGGCGCTGACGCCCGTGATGCTCGCCGGCGGCGCGCTGATCGCGGCGGCGGTCCTGCTGCTCCAGCTCCCCGCGCGTGGCGCCGGTCGCGCGGTGGGCGACGCCGCGTAG
- a CDS encoding ABC transporter permease, giving the protein MRLTLAAAALVRHRTRTLLAILGVAVSAALLLDMVMLAGGMRESFGDLLMVRGYQLRLAPKGTLPFDSEATIAGAAELVAALRARPDIAAVSPVLGGQLHVLAAGAGDAAGTAPPRAVTFALGIEPAVQGDYERTGGADVARADQVVANDAFLRAARAQVGDTIDVAAGFDPQLRAYAARRRVAIVGTARFFYMPAGQAAVALPLATLQGLRGPEGHDRVSLLMARVRDGADVEAVRAAIERTQPRVSAISTATALAQVEQRLSYFRQLAFVLGAISLVIGFLLVTTLVTVSVNERVGEIAVLRAIGVSRLHVVQQIVIEGAALSLTGAALGLALGLVTARYLNAILADFPGLPAAFEFFVFQPAAAWRALGLLVLSGIAAGVYPSWRAASLPIAGTLREEAVG; this is encoded by the coding sequence ATGCGCCTCACGCTGGCCGCCGCGGCGCTCGTCCGCCACCGCACGCGCACGCTGCTCGCGATCCTCGGCGTCGCCGTGTCGGCCGCGCTGCTGCTGGACATGGTGATGCTCGCCGGCGGGATGCGCGAGTCGTTCGGCGACCTGCTGATGGTGCGCGGCTACCAGCTGCGGCTCGCGCCCAAGGGCACGCTGCCGTTCGACAGCGAGGCGACCATCGCGGGCGCGGCGGAGCTGGTGGCCGCGCTGCGCGCGCGCCCCGACATCGCGGCGGTGAGCCCCGTGCTCGGCGGGCAGCTGCACGTCCTCGCCGCCGGCGCGGGCGACGCGGCGGGCACCGCGCCGCCGCGCGCCGTCACCTTCGCGCTCGGCATCGAGCCGGCGGTGCAGGGCGACTACGAGCGCACCGGCGGCGCCGACGTCGCGCGCGCCGACCAGGTGGTCGCCAACGACGCCTTCCTTCGCGCCGCGAGGGCGCAGGTCGGCGACACGATCGACGTCGCCGCCGGCTTCGACCCGCAGCTGCGCGCCTATGCGGCGCGTCGGCGCGTCGCGATCGTCGGCACCGCGCGCTTCTTCTACATGCCCGCGGGGCAGGCGGCGGTCGCGCTGCCGCTCGCGACGCTGCAGGGGCTGCGTGGCCCCGAGGGACACGACCGCGTGTCGCTGCTGATGGCCCGCGTGCGCGACGGCGCCGACGTCGAGGCCGTGCGGGCGGCGATCGAGCGCACGCAGCCGCGCGTGAGCGCGATCTCCACCGCCACGGCGCTGGCTCAGGTCGAGCAGCGCCTCAGCTACTTCCGCCAGCTCGCCTTCGTGCTCGGCGCCATCAGCCTGGTCATCGGCTTCCTCCTCGTCACGACGCTGGTGACCGTCTCCGTCAACGAGCGCGTGGGCGAGATCGCCGTGCTGCGCGCGATCGGCGTCAGCCGGCTGCACGTGGTGCAGCAGATCGTCATCGAGGGCGCGGCGCTGAGCCTCACCGGCGCCGCGCTCGGCCTCGCGCTGGGGCTCGTGACCGCGCGCTACCTGAACGCGATCCTCGCCGACTTCCCGGGGCTGCCGGCGGCGTTCGAGTTCTTCGTCTTCCAACCTGCGGCGGCGTGGCGCGCGCTCGGCCTGCTCGTGCTGTCGGGGATCGCGGCGGGCGTGTATCCGTCGTGGCGCGCGGCGTCGCTGCCGATCGCGGGGACGCTGCGCGAGGAGGCGGTGGGATGA
- a CDS encoding SURF1 family protein — protein MSRRALSLLVLSLVVAAVCVRLGFWQLARLGERRAHNAAVAARMREAPASVDALPADTGLHHYRRVALVGVADYAREIVLVNRSRDGSPGVHIVTPVRVAGRDTAVLVSRGWVYSANGTDVDLARWREGDTVRVDGFVELPSSRPGPARLSAARDVRAYRWLDATAVARETGYPVTPYYVVWTPPPGEEKPPQDRPVRVPPPALDEGSHFSYAVQWFSFATVALVGGATFVRADARRRSPRPLPV, from the coding sequence ATGTCCCGCCGCGCCCTCAGCCTCCTCGTCCTCTCGCTCGTCGTCGCCGCCGTGTGCGTGCGGCTCGGGTTCTGGCAGCTCGCGCGGCTCGGCGAGCGGCGCGCGCACAACGCCGCGGTGGCCGCGCGCATGCGCGAGGCGCCGGCGTCGGTCGACGCGCTGCCGGCCGACACGGGGCTCCACCACTACCGGCGCGTGGCGCTCGTCGGCGTCGCGGACTACGCGCGCGAGATCGTGCTCGTGAACCGCTCGCGCGACGGATCGCCGGGCGTGCACATCGTGACGCCCGTGCGTGTCGCCGGGCGCGACACCGCGGTGCTCGTGAGCCGCGGCTGGGTCTACTCCGCGAACGGCACCGACGTCGACCTCGCGCGCTGGCGCGAGGGAGACACCGTGCGCGTGGACGGCTTCGTCGAGCTGCCGTCGAGCCGTCCGGGGCCCGCGCGCCTCTCCGCCGCGCGCGACGTGCGCGCGTATCGGTGGCTGGACGCCACGGCGGTCGCGCGCGAGACGGGCTATCCGGTCACGCCGTACTACGTCGTCTGGACGCCGCCACCGGGCGAGGAGAAGCCGCCGCAGGACCGCCCGGTGCGCGTGCCGCCGCCCGCGCTCGACGAGGGCTCGCACTTCAGCTATGCGGTGCAGTGGTTCTCGTTCGCGACCGTGGCGCTCGTGGGGGGCGCGACGTTCGTGCGCGCCGACGCACGCCGCCGCAGTCCGCGGCCGCTCCCCGTCTGA
- a CDS encoding metal-dependent transcriptional regulator encodes MSSRPAAPPQSAPALTAPVEDYLKAVYDLERTGGAAATNEIAHRLGVAPASVSGMVRRLAEQGLLTYERYRGVRLTPDGRRAALRTLRRHRILECYLATVLGYPWDGVHEEAERLEHAASDALIDRMAAALGDPAFDPHGAPIPTREGAVDERHHVALADLATGARARVVRVSDEDGELLRYLGELALTPGAEVTLVARAPFDGPITLAVGDARPAVGSVVAQQVLVEPLEPVEAPRTRRSVAGRAAAAAPGRGNGGTS; translated from the coding sequence ATGTCGTCGCGCCCCGCCGCCCCGCCACAGAGCGCTCCTGCGCTCACCGCCCCGGTCGAGGACTACCTCAAGGCCGTCTACGATCTGGAGCGCACCGGCGGCGCCGCGGCGACCAACGAGATCGCGCACCGCCTCGGCGTCGCGCCGGCGAGCGTCAGCGGCATGGTGCGGCGGCTGGCCGAGCAGGGGCTGCTGACCTACGAGCGGTATCGCGGCGTGCGGCTGACGCCCGACGGCCGGCGCGCCGCGCTCCGCACGCTGCGCCGCCACCGCATCCTCGAGTGCTACCTGGCCACCGTGCTGGGCTACCCGTGGGACGGCGTGCACGAGGAGGCCGAGCGGCTGGAGCACGCGGCGTCCGACGCGCTCATCGACCGGATGGCGGCGGCGCTCGGCGACCCCGCGTTCGACCCGCACGGCGCGCCCATCCCGACGCGCGAGGGCGCGGTGGACGAGCGGCACCACGTCGCGCTGGCCGACCTGGCGACGGGCGCGCGGGCGCGCGTGGTGCGCGTGAGCGACGAGGACGGCGAGCTGCTGCGCTATCTGGGCGAGCTGGCGCTGACGCCGGGGGCCGAGGTGACGCTGGTGGCGCGCGCGCCGTTCGACGGGCCGATCACGCTCGCGGTGGGCGACGCGCGGCCGGCGGTGGGGTCCGTGGTCGCGCAGCAGGTGCTCGTGGAGCCGCTGGAGCCGGTCGAGGCGCCGCGCACGCGTCGCAGCGTCGCGGGTCGCGCGGCCGCCGCGGCCCCCGGGCGGGGGAACGGCGGCACGTCGTGA
- a CDS encoding ABC transporter permease — MHSLLPTLRSALAASLLALAPLPAAAQGVAPVVVEQGRVTPLSRAGALRTIAVDERLQRDAGLRLRDTVVLAATSAAERRAAPEDTVVVGAFVRRGADPAEIARGEYRVRLHLDQLQRLAGYDNRVDRFAVATRGDDATARALTAVNDAAFGFRAYRSTDVAVKTSRTFQVVRRFHRAIGVITVVASAAFLLCILLLKIDERRRDVAALRLMGISRRTVVSALVLEASMVALLGSAMGLGIGWAASRVVNAYYQGVYRTPLLFALVTPEVATFAVGLSLVLGVLAGLAAAVRLARTAPLELFGR; from the coding sequence ATGCACTCCCTCCTTCCGACGCTCCGATCGGCGCTCGCCGCGTCGCTGCTCGCGCTCGCGCCGCTGCCCGCGGCGGCGCAGGGCGTCGCGCCCGTCGTGGTCGAGCAGGGGCGCGTGACGCCGCTGTCGCGCGCCGGCGCGCTCCGCACGATCGCCGTCGACGAGCGGCTGCAGCGCGACGCGGGGCTGCGACTGCGTGACACGGTGGTGCTGGCGGCGACGTCCGCCGCCGAGCGGCGCGCCGCGCCCGAGGACACCGTCGTCGTCGGCGCGTTCGTGCGCCGCGGCGCCGACCCGGCCGAGATCGCGCGCGGCGAGTATCGCGTGCGTCTGCACCTGGACCAGCTGCAGCGGCTCGCCGGCTACGACAACCGCGTCGACCGGTTCGCGGTCGCGACGCGCGGCGACGACGCCACCGCGCGCGCGCTGACCGCCGTCAACGACGCGGCGTTCGGCTTCCGCGCCTACCGCAGCACCGACGTCGCCGTGAAGACGTCGCGCACCTTCCAGGTGGTGCGCCGCTTCCACCGCGCGATCGGCGTCATCACGGTCGTCGCCAGCGCGGCGTTCCTGCTCTGCATCCTGCTCCTGAAGATCGACGAGCGGCGGCGCGACGTCGCGGCGCTGCGCCTCATGGGCATCTCGCGCCGCACGGTGGTGAGCGCGCTGGTGCTCGAGGCGTCGATGGTCGCGCTGCTGGGGAGCGCGATGGGCCTCGGCATCGGCTGGGCGGCCAGCCGCGTGGTGAACGCGTACTACCAGGGCGTCTACCGCACGCCGCTGCTGTTCGCGCTCGTCACGCCGGAGGTCGCGACGTTCGCGGTGGGCCTCTCGCTGGTGCTCGGCGTGCTCGCGGGGCTCGCGGCGGCAGTGCGGCTGGCGCGCACGGCGCCGCTGGAGCTGTTCGGCCGCTAG
- a CDS encoding S9 family peptidase — translation MLRRLAAALPLALAPALASVAAAQAPRPMTPEDVMGVRGVSGPQLSPDGQWIAYVVSVTDTVENAVDSDVWLVRTDGSAPARRLTTSKKSDGSPRWSPDGRRLAFVSAREERPQIFVLDPNGGEAERLTDAKTAVSAFQWSPDGRRIAYVAARTPTADEERRQKAKDDAIVVDSLFPHTRLWILDVAERKARELVQGDFSVGDPQWSPDGRQLAYVVTPTPKADDGSKSDVWVVAADGSAQPRKLTDNPGSDASPRWSPDGQSIAFLTRAGTSADVGMLRLAVMPAAGGASRVVTAPDFAYQPSDPSWSRDGRTLRFEANTRTTGNVFTVPASGGTPRALFTDAAWLGDADVSDDGATIALLRSDLRTPPDVHVARVGARGATAPRRLTDHNPQVRTLAIGRTETLRYRGHDGLEVEGLVIYPADFKPGQRYPLVTQVHGGPAGAWLDRFPSNYGSYAHVWTGRGWIVFQPNPRGSTGYGEAFLRANIRDWGNGDYRDIQIGIDSLVARGVADPQRLAQAGWSYGGYMTAWTLTQTQRFKAVMVGAGLTNMESMYGTNDIPSTLDGYFGGTPYDNVEEYRKRSAMTFIKQAKTPTLILHGQQDMRVPTGQAQELYLGLKRNGVPVSLVFYPREGHGLGEPRHQLDKMRRELAWMTRWTLDGAKVMQ, via the coding sequence ATGCTCCGCCGACTCGCCGCCGCGCTCCCCCTCGCGCTGGCGCCCGCCCTCGCGTCCGTCGCCGCCGCGCAGGCGCCACGCCCCATGACGCCCGAGGACGTCATGGGCGTGCGCGGCGTCAGCGGCCCGCAGCTCTCGCCCGATGGCCAGTGGATCGCCTACGTCGTCAGCGTCACCGACACCGTGGAGAACGCGGTGGACAGCGACGTGTGGCTCGTGCGCACCGACGGCAGCGCGCCCGCGCGGCGCCTGACGACCAGCAAGAAGAGCGACGGCTCGCCGCGCTGGTCGCCCGACGGACGGCGGCTCGCGTTCGTGAGCGCGCGCGAGGAGCGGCCGCAGATCTTCGTGCTCGACCCGAACGGCGGCGAGGCCGAGCGGCTGACCGACGCGAAGACCGCGGTCAGCGCGTTCCAGTGGTCGCCGGACGGCAGGCGCATCGCCTACGTCGCGGCCCGCACGCCCACCGCCGACGAGGAGCGGCGGCAGAAGGCGAAGGACGACGCCATCGTCGTCGACAGCCTCTTCCCGCACACGCGCCTCTGGATCCTCGACGTCGCGGAGCGGAAGGCGCGCGAGCTGGTGCAGGGGGACTTCAGCGTCGGCGATCCGCAGTGGTCGCCCGACGGCCGGCAGCTCGCGTACGTCGTGACGCCGACACCCAAGGCCGACGACGGCTCGAAGAGCGACGTGTGGGTCGTGGCCGCGGACGGCTCGGCGCAGCCGCGGAAGCTCACCGACAATCCGGGGAGCGACGCGTCGCCGCGCTGGTCGCCGGACGGGCAGTCGATCGCGTTCCTCACGCGCGCCGGCACGTCGGCCGACGTGGGGATGCTGCGGCTCGCGGTGATGCCGGCGGCGGGCGGCGCGTCGCGCGTGGTGACGGCGCCGGACTTCGCGTACCAGCCGAGCGATCCGAGCTGGTCGCGCGACGGCCGCACGCTGCGCTTCGAGGCCAACACGCGCACCACGGGCAACGTCTTCACCGTGCCCGCGAGCGGCGGCACGCCGCGCGCCCTCTTCACCGACGCCGCGTGGCTCGGCGACGCGGACGTGAGCGACGACGGCGCGACGATCGCGCTCCTGCGCTCGGACCTGCGCACGCCGCCGGACGTGCACGTGGCGCGCGTCGGCGCGCGGGGCGCAACGGCGCCGCGCCGACTCACCGACCACAACCCGCAGGTCCGCACGCTCGCCATCGGCCGCACCGAGACGCTGCGCTACAGGGGGCACGACGGCCTCGAGGTCGAGGGGCTCGTCATCTACCCGGCGGACTTCAAGCCCGGCCAGCGCTACCCGCTGGTGACGCAGGTGCACGGCGGACCCGCGGGCGCGTGGCTCGACCGCTTCCCGTCGAACTACGGCAGCTACGCGCACGTGTGGACCGGGCGCGGCTGGATCGTCTTCCAGCCCAACCCGCGCGGCTCCACCGGCTACGGCGAGGCCTTCCTGCGCGCGAACATCAGGGACTGGGGCAACGGCGACTACCGGGACATCCAGATCGGCATCGACTCGCTGGTGGCGCGCGGCGTCGCCGATCCGCAGCGGCTCGCGCAGGCCGGCTGGAGCTACGGCGGCTACATGACCGCGTGGACGCTCACGCAGACGCAGCGGTTCAAGGCCGTGATGGTGGGCGCGGGGCTCACGAACATGGAGTCGATGTACGGCACCAACGACATCCCGAGCACGCTGGACGGCTACTTCGGCGGGACGCCCTACGACAACGTCGAGGAGTACCGCAAGCGCTCGGCGATGACGTTCATCAAGCAGGCGAAGACGCCGACGCTGATCCTGCACGGGCAGCAGGACATGCGCGTGCCCACGGGGCAGGCGCAGGAGCTCTACCTGGGGCTGAAGCGGAACGGCGTGCCCGTCTCGCTCGTGTTCTACCCGCGCGAGGGCCACGGCCTCGGCGAGCCGCGGCACCAGCTGGACAAGATGCGCCGCGAGCTGGCGTGGATGACGCGCTGGACGCTCGACGGCGCGAAGGTGATGCAGTAG
- a CDS encoding ABC transporter ATP-binding protein, with translation MSAVLSLRDVHRDYRLGSETVHAVRGVSLDVGAGEWVAVVGPSGCGKSTLLHLLGAIDRPSSGIVRLRGEDVGALPDAQATAFRLRHVGFVFQRFYLMPTLSARENVELPMAEARVPKAERRDRARELLAYVGLGAREGHRPAQLSGGEQQRVAIARALANRPALLLADEPTGELDARTGQEIVALLGRLNADGTTIVVVTHDESLARAARRVVHMRDGVVERDEAAVST, from the coding sequence ATGAGCGCCGTGCTCTCGCTGCGCGACGTTCACCGCGACTACCGCCTCGGCAGCGAGACGGTGCACGCGGTGCGCGGCGTCTCGCTGGACGTCGGGGCGGGGGAGTGGGTCGCCGTCGTCGGTCCGTCCGGCTGCGGCAAGTCGACGCTGCTTCATCTGCTGGGCGCGATCGACCGGCCGTCGTCGGGCATCGTGCGCCTGCGCGGCGAGGACGTGGGCGCGCTGCCCGACGCGCAGGCGACGGCGTTCCGACTGCGCCACGTCGGCTTCGTCTTCCAGCGCTTCTACCTGATGCCGACGCTCAGCGCGCGCGAGAACGTCGAGCTGCCGATGGCGGAGGCGCGCGTGCCGAAGGCCGAGCGGCGCGACCGCGCGCGCGAGCTGCTCGCGTACGTCGGACTGGGCGCGCGCGAGGGGCACCGGCCGGCGCAGCTCTCGGGTGGCGAGCAGCAGCGCGTGGCGATCGCGCGCGCGCTCGCGAACCGTCCGGCGCTGCTCCTCGCCGACGAGCCCACGGGCGAGCTGGACGCGCGCACCGGCCAGGAGATCGTCGCGCTGCTGGGTCGTCTCAACGCCGACGGCACGACGATCGTGGTCGTGACGCACGACGAGTCGCTGGCGCGCGCCGCGCGGCGCGTCGTGCACATGCGCGACGGCGTCGTCGAGCGCGACGAGGCGGCGGTCTCCACATGA
- a CDS encoding phage holin family protein — MASRPPAPIDPDAGIPDLIRRLADDSKRLALDEVRLAKLEVRESVHGAARGTVRLAIAFGAAVIALSALTIALAALGGRLLGNYWAGTLIVGALELGVAYLLVTRGMRKMRESELGFPESRASLRDTAQWVKAVREPEVEQRVLRDELARVAPPQGQLPERAD; from the coding sequence GTGGCCAGCCGTCCCCCCGCGCCGATCGATCCCGACGCCGGCATCCCCGACCTGATCCGCCGGCTGGCCGACGACTCCAAGCGGCTGGCCCTCGACGAGGTGCGGCTGGCGAAGCTGGAGGTCCGCGAGAGCGTGCACGGCGCCGCCCGCGGCACCGTGCGGCTGGCGATCGCCTTCGGCGCGGCCGTCATCGCGCTCTCCGCGCTCACCATCGCGCTCGCCGCGCTCGGCGGGCGCCTGCTGGGCAACTACTGGGCGGGCACGCTGATCGTCGGCGCGCTCGAGCTGGGCGTCGCCTACCTGCTCGTGACCCGCGGGATGCGGAAGATGCGCGAGTCGGAGCTCGGCTTCCCCGAGTCGCGCGCGTCGCTGCGCGACACCGCGCAGTGGGTGAAGGCGGTGCGCGAGCCGGAGGTCGAGCAGCGCGTGCTGCGCGACGAGCTCGCGCGCGTCGCGCCGCCGCAGGGCCAACTGCCCGAGCGCGCGGACTGA
- a CDS encoding DUF72 domain-containing protein, with product MRGASAGTPSSGAPARAAGTTTADAVAARVRIGTQGWNYDAWVGPFYPSGTRVGDFLSMYARAFRTVEVDSTFYAIPPAKTVRGWAERTPADFSFALKLPQEITHERRLRGDDAVSAMQLFFDRARELGPKLGPVLVQLGPDFGPAELPALVQFLPRLPDDVPVAIEFRQRGWLTDGVLALLAEHRVAVALTDARWVPRRQMLALAERPTADFAYVRWMGPNRDIVDYSRIQVDRTRELEAWAAALRALAGRLDRVWGYVNNHFAGHSPSSARDLQRMLGQRPVQPDELGDQLGLF from the coding sequence ATGCGCGGTGCCAGTGCGGGGACTCCTTCCAGCGGCGCTCCGGCGCGCGCGGCCGGCACGACGACGGCCGACGCGGTCGCGGCTCGCGTGCGCATCGGCACGCAGGGGTGGAACTACGACGCGTGGGTGGGTCCGTTCTATCCGAGCGGCACGCGCGTCGGCGACTTCCTGTCGATGTACGCGCGCGCGTTCCGGACGGTGGAGGTCGACTCGACCTTCTACGCGATCCCGCCCGCGAAGACGGTGCGCGGCTGGGCCGAGCGGACGCCGGCGGACTTCTCGTTCGCGCTCAAGCTGCCGCAGGAGATCACGCACGAGCGGCGGCTGCGCGGCGACGACGCGGTGTCCGCGATGCAGCTCTTCTTCGACCGCGCACGCGAGCTGGGCCCGAAGCTCGGTCCCGTGCTGGTGCAGCTGGGCCCCGACTTCGGGCCCGCGGAGCTGCCCGCGCTCGTGCAGTTCCTCCCGCGACTCCCGGACGACGTGCCGGTCGCGATCGAGTTCCGGCAGCGCGGCTGGCTCACCGACGGCGTGCTCGCGCTGCTGGCCGAGCACCGCGTGGCGGTCGCGCTCACGGACGCGCGCTGGGTCCCGCGGCGGCAGATGCTCGCGCTGGCGGAGCGTCCCACGGCGGACTTCGCGTACGTGCGCTGGATGGGCCCCAACCGCGACATCGTGGACTACTCGCGCATCCAGGTGGACCGCACGCGCGAGCTGGAGGCGTGGGCGGCGGCGCTGCGCGCGCTCGCCGGCCGGCTGGACCGGGTGTGGGGCTACGTGAACAACCACTTCGCCGGCCACAGCCCGTCCAGCGCGCGCGACCTGCAGCGCATGCTCGGCCAGCGGCCAGTGCAGCCGGACGAACTCGGGGACCAGTTGGGACTATTCTGA